The sequence below is a genomic window from Acidimicrobiales bacterium.
CTGGCCTCCACCCCCGCGGCGGTGGTCATCGCCAACCACGCGGTGGGCCTCTTCCAGCTGGCCGCCATCCACCTCAACCAGCGCCCACCCCAGCTCGACGACGGCCGCCTGGCCATCGACGCCCTCGCCGCCCTGCTCGACTCGGTGTCGGGCCGCCTCGGTGACGACGAGACCGCCCTGCGTCAGGGCCTCGACCAGCTGCGCATGGCCTTCGTGCAGCTCGCCGGGACGGAGGCGCCCGACGAGGGCTGACGGTTTCCCGGCCCCCGCGCAACGGGTAGCCGAAGGGCATGGCCAAGCCCCAGCAAGCAGAGCTCCGTCGTAGCGGCTTCACCGCCTCCCTCGACCCCGACAGCGTCGCGTCCGAGCGGGAGGCCCGGGATCACCCCGGCACGAGCGCGGGTCCGGACGGACCGGTCCCCGAGGACAACCTCCCCGGTCACCACCCCGACGAGGAGCAGGACAAGCCCAGCGGCGACGACTTCGTGGCCAGGGCCAAGGAGCTCGCCGAGGAGGCGCAGCAGGCACCAGCGACGAAGGCGGGCGCCAAGAAGGCTGGGGCCAAGAAGGCCGTCCCCAAGAAGGCCGTCCCCAAGAAGGCCGTCGCCAAGAAGTCCACCCCGGCGTCGCCCACCACGACGAGCGCACCCACCGCTGCGCCCGTGTCGGCAGCCAGCCCGCCGGCGCCCCCGGCGACCGGCTTCCTCGTGCCTCGGACCACCTACGGGAGGATCGTCGGCGTCGTCGCCGAGACCCCCATCCGCCTCGCCGGCCTCGTCATCACCCATCTCCGCCGCCGGTAGGCCACCGGGTACCGCCAGCTAGAGGATCTGGGAGAGGAAGAGCTTGGTGCGCTCCTCGTCGGGGTCGTCGAAGAAGTGCTGGGGGGTGCCGACCTCGACGATCTCGCCGTCGGCCATGAAGACCACCCGGTCGGCGACCTCACGGGCGAATCCCATCTCGTGGGTCACCACGATCATGGTCATGCCCGAGCGGGCCAGCTCCTTCATGACGTCGAGGACCTCACTGATCATCTCCGGGTCGAGGGCCGAGGTCGGTTCGTCGAAGAGCATGACCTTGGGCTGCATGGCCAGCGCTCGGGCGATGGCCACCCGCTGCTGCTGGCCGCCGGAGAGCTGGCCGGGGTACTTGTCGGCCTGCTCGGGGATGCGAACCCGCTCGAGCATCTCCATGGCCACCTGGCGTGCCTTGGCCTTCGGCCACCGTCGCACCTGACGGGGGGCCAGGATGACGTTGTCGATGACCTTCAGGTGCGGGAACAGGTTGAACTGCTGGAAGACCATGCCGACCTCGCGCCGGATCTCCGCGATGTTGCGGATGTCGTCGCCCATCTCCGTTCCGTCGACGACGATCCGGCCCCGGTCGTGCTCCTCGAGCCGGTTGATGCAGCGGATGAGGGTCGACTTGCCCGATCCGGAGGGCCCGATGACCACCACCACCTCCTGGCGCGCCACCGAGAGGTCGATGGCGTTGAGGGCCTGGAAGTCGCCGAACCACTTCTCCACCCCTTCGCACAGGATCATCGGGGTATCGGGCGACCCTGCTGCCCCCGCCCCTGCATCGGTCTCGGTCACGTCGCTCATCGCTCCCCCACCCCGAACCGGCGCTCGAGGCGCTGGCTCTCCCTCGACATCGTGTACGAACCGACCCAGAACACGAACATGGCGAACACCAGCGTCTCGGTGAGGCGGCCCTGACCCCGGAAGTCGGCCTGCTGGGGGATGATGAACGCCACCCGCAGCACCTCGGGCAGCCCCACCACGAACACCAGGGACGTGTCCTTGAACAGGCTGATGAACTGACCCACCAGCGCCGGGATCGACGCCCGTAGCGCCTGGGGCAGGACGATGAACGCGGTGATCCGGGTCGGCGAGAGCCCGAGCGCCTTCGCTGCCTCGGTCTGGCCTCGGGGGACCGACTGGAGGCCACCGCGGACGATCTCGGCCACGTAGGCCGACGTGAAGACGGTGAACACCGCGATGACGCGGACGATGTCGCCCGGGGCGAGGCCCTGCGGCACGAAGAACCCGAGCGTGAGCACCCCCATCAAGATGAGCGCGACCAGGGGGACCCCCCGGAACAGCTCGATGTAGGCGACGCTCAGGACCCTCGCCACCGGGAGGTTGGAGCGGCGGCCCAGGGCGAGGACGAGGCCCAGCGGGAAGCAGAGGCTGATGCCGGCGGCGGCCAAGAAGACGTTGAGCAGGAGGCCGCCCCACCCGCCCCAGGGCACTCCGCCGAAGCTCGAGAGCACGATCACCATCGCCACCGGCACGAGGGCGACGGCCACGAACCCGGCGGTACGGCCCCGGCCGCGGAGGCGCCGCCCGAGGGCGCGGCACCCGAGGATGAGGGCGATGTCGATGACCACCAGGAGGAGGGGGCCGAGGCTGCGGGTCAGGGCGAGCAGTGCCACCACCAGGAGGGCGAGCGGCCACGTGCGCCCGGCCACCGAGCGCACGGTCCGGGCCCGGCTCCGGTGCGGCCCCGCCACCCCCTGGAGGAGGCCGGCCAGGAGCCCGGCCCCGGCGGCCCCGATCGACACCGCGGCCGAGGGTCGCCACAGCTGGGTGCGGTCGTAGCGCCCCACCATGAAGGTGGTGAGGTTGCGGCGGACGATCTCCCACTCCGCCGTCACCAGGACGAAGCGGAGGAAGCGATAGCCGAAGTAGGCCAGCAGGCTGCCGACCACGACGGTGATGATCCCGTCGGCCGGTGTGCGGAAGAGGTTGGCCTTGACCCACTGGCGTGGCGGGAGGCGCAGCTCGGGCTGCGTGGGATCGGGCGCGGGGCCCGCGTCGACACCGGCGGCCAGCGAGGGCACGGCCGGGTCGGTCATCGCTCCACCAGGGTGAGCCGGCGGTTCACCAGGTTGGTGAGCATGGCGATCGACAGCGAGACCCCCAGGTAGATGACGATGAGCAGGGCGAAGGACTGCAGTGCCGGGCTCCCGTTGGCGATCAGGTCGCCGGTGATCTTGGTCAGCTCGAAGTACGAGATGGCCACGGCCAGCGACGAGTTCTTGGTGAGGTTCAGGTACTGGTTGGCCAGTGGCGGGACCGCGATCCGGAACGCCTGGGGCAGGACCACGAAGCGCAGGCGCTGACCGCTCGACAGCGCCACCGCCTTGGCCGCCTCGTCCTGGCCTCTGGGCACCGACTGGATGCTCCCCCGCACGATCTCAGCGATGTGGCTGGCGGTGTAGAGCACGAGCGAGACGAGCAGGGCGAAGTACTCCGGCCCCATCCGCATGCCACCGGCCACGAGGCGTCCGTCGGCCTCCGGGACGGTGATCCCGATGGGATGTCCCAGCGCCACGAAGGCGGCGCCGGCCGCGACCATGAACGCCACGAGGCCGAGGCCGACTCGATGGTGCGGTATCCCGGTGGCATCGAAGCGACGGGTGCGCCACCAGGCGGTGGCCGCCGCCGCGACCAAGCCCACCAGCGCCACGACCAGTGCCGGCCCGGCGCCGTCGGGCAGGGTCGGCCAGGTGATGCTGTTGCCCCGGTTGGACAGCACCAGCACCCCGGGGATCTCGATGGCCTCCACCGCCGGCGGCAGCTGCAGGACCACGACCAAGTAGGCGAAGATGATGATGATCAGCAGCGGGATGTTGCGGATCGCCTCCACGTAGAGGCGGGCGCCGGTGCGCAGCAAGAAGTTGCCGGAGAGCCGGGCCACGCCGAGCGCGACCCCGAGGACGGTCGCCAGCACGATGCCGGCCACCGACACCCGCAGGGTGTTGCCCAGGCCGACCCAGATGGCGTCCATCCGGCTCTGGCCAGCGCGGAAGTCCGAGCCGGGGACCTGGAAGCCCGCCGACTGGTCGAGGTAGCTGAAGCCGGTGTCGATGCCGAGGCCGGCAAGGCCCGACCGCACGTTGTTGAGCAGCCAGGCGAGGATCGCCCCGACGACCGCGAGCACGACGACCTGAGCCACCACCCGCAGCACGCGGACATCGCGCCACGGCGGCGGGCGGGTGGCGTTGCGCTGGGCGTCAGCGGGGCTGCGCGGCGACGTGGTCGTCATGGCCGGTGGTGCATCCCGCTGCCACCGGCCCAAAGGTCGGTGGCAGCGGGCTCACCCGATCGCGCCTAGCGGTAGGGCGGGGCGTAGAGGATGCCCCCGTCGGTCCAGAGCGCGTTGATGCCGCGCTCGAGGCCGAGCGGCGTGAGGTGCTCCTCGAAGATCTCGGCGTAGTTGCCGACCTGGGAGATCACCTGGTAGGCGAAGTCGGCGGGGAGGCCGAGGCCGGGATCGGGCTCGGCACCGCCCTCCTCCTCGGGCTGGCCGAGGAACCGTCGGATGTCGGGGTTGTCGCTGTCGAGGAAGTCGTCGACGTTGGCGGAGGTGATCCCGAACTCCTCGGCCTGGATGGTGGCGAAGATGGCCCAGTTCACGGCGTCGAACCAGCCGGTGTCACCGTCGCTGACGGCGGGGCCGAGGGGCTCCTTCGAGAACACGTCGTCGAAGATCACCAGTGCCTCGGGGCCGCCCTCGGACTCGGGGTAGGTGGACCGCAGCGACAGCAGCTGGGTGGCGTCGGAGGTCCAGCCGTCGCACCGGTCGGCGACGAAGGCCTCCTGCACCAGGTCGGTGTCGGCGAACGAGAGCGCCTCGGTGAGGGTGATGTCCCGGCGCTCGTACTCACCGGTGAGGTTGAGCTGGGTGGTGGTGCCCTCGACGAGGCAGATGGTCGTGTTGTCCATGTCCTCCATGGAGCCGAAGCCGCTGTCTTCCTTGACCATCATCGTCTGGCCGTCATAGAGCGTGGTGGCGGCGAACGAGGCGGCCTCGCTGCCGTCGCGGGTGGCGGTCCAGGTGGTGTTGCGGACCAGCACGTCGATCTCGCCGGACTGGAGGGCGGTGAAGCGGTCGGCGGTCTCGAGGGGCACCATGTCGACGGCCTCGGCGTCGCCGAGCACGGCGGCGGCGATGGCCCGGCAGAAGTCGGAGTCGAAGCCGGTGTACTCGCCGTCCTCACCCAGCACGGCGAAGCCGGGCAGGGCGTCGCGGGTGCCGCACTTGACCACGCCGGCGTCG
It includes:
- a CDS encoding amino acid ABC transporter substrate-binding protein codes for the protein MKTKQTQVWKAVCAAVVLSLLAAACAGDDAGTADGDGTDTTREVELSQSSDRLQAVLDAGVVKCGTRDALPGFAVLGEDGEYTGFDSDFCRAIAAAVLGDAEAVDMVPLETADRFTALQSGEIDVLVRNTTWTATRDGSEAASFAATTLYDGQTMMVKEDSGFGSMEDMDNTTICLVEGTTTQLNLTGEYERRDITLTEALSFADTDLVQEAFVADRCDGWTSDATQLLSLRSTYPESEGGPEALVIFDDVFSKEPLGPAVSDGDTGWFDAVNWAIFATIQAEEFGITSANVDDFLDSDNPDIRRFLGQPEEEGGAEPDPGLGLPADFAYQVISQVGNYAEIFEEHLTPLGLERGINALWTDGGILYAPPYR
- a CDS encoding ABC transporter permease subunit (The N-terminal region of this protein, as described by TIGR01726, is a three transmembrane segment that identifies a subfamily of ABC transporter permease subunits, which specificities that include histidine, arginine, glutamine, glutamate, L-cystine (sic), the opines (in Agrobacterium) octopine and nopaline, etc.) — encoded protein: MTTTSPRSPADAQRNATRPPPWRDVRVLRVVAQVVVLAVVGAILAWLLNNVRSGLAGLGIDTGFSYLDQSAGFQVPGSDFRAGQSRMDAIWVGLGNTLRVSVAGIVLATVLGVALGVARLSGNFLLRTGARLYVEAIRNIPLLIIIIFAYLVVVLQLPPAVEAIEIPGVLVLSNRGNSITWPTLPDGAGPALVVALVGLVAAAATAWWRTRRFDATGIPHHRVGLGLVAFMVAAGAAFVALGHPIGITVPEADGRLVAGGMRMGPEYFALLVSLVLYTASHIAEIVRGSIQSVPRGQDEAAKAVALSSGQRLRFVVLPQAFRIAVPPLANQYLNLTKNSSLAVAISYFELTKITGDLIANGSPALQSFALLIVIYLGVSLSIAMLTNLVNRRLTLVER
- a CDS encoding amino acid ABC transporter ATP-binding protein; the encoded protein is MSDVTETDAGAGAAGSPDTPMILCEGVEKWFGDFQALNAIDLSVARQEVVVVIGPSGSGKSTLIRCINRLEEHDRGRIVVDGTEMGDDIRNIAEIRREVGMVFQQFNLFPHLKVIDNVILAPRQVRRWPKAKARQVAMEMLERVRIPEQADKYPGQLSGGQQQRVAIARALAMQPKVMLFDEPTSALDPEMISEVLDVMKELARSGMTMIVVTHEMGFAREVADRVVFMADGEIVEVGTPQHFFDDPDEERTKLFLSQIL
- a CDS encoding amino acid ABC transporter permease; its protein translation is MTDPAVPSLAAGVDAGPAPDPTQPELRLPPRQWVKANLFRTPADGIITVVVGSLLAYFGYRFLRFVLVTAEWEIVRRNLTTFMVGRYDRTQLWRPSAAVSIGAAGAGLLAGLLQGVAGPHRSRARTVRSVAGRTWPLALLVVALLALTRSLGPLLLVVIDIALILGCRALGRRLRGRGRTAGFVAVALVPVAMVIVLSSFGGVPWGGWGGLLLNVFLAAAGISLCFPLGLVLALGRRSNLPVARVLSVAYIELFRGVPLVALILMGVLTLGFFVPQGLAPGDIVRVIAVFTVFTSAYVAEIVRGGLQSVPRGQTEAAKALGLSPTRITAFIVLPQALRASIPALVGQFISLFKDTSLVFVVGLPEVLRVAFIIPQQADFRGQGRLTETLVFAMFVFWVGSYTMSRESQRLERRFGVGER